A segment of the Methyloterricola oryzae genome:
TTGAGGCATCACAGCGATGAGTGCCGTAGATGTCCCGCAGCTTGCTCACCAGCTTCAATTGCTCGGCACGGGCAGGGGAGTCGGCCGGCAAGTGCGGGTCGATGAAATCCTCGAAGCGCGTCAGCTGCCGCAGGCCATATTGCCGGCGAAACTCGTTGAAACGGGGCACGCCGCGCTGACGGTCCCGGATCAGGTCCAGGGCGGTCACGTCGATCTTCCCGGTGGGGCTTTGCAGCCTGGGCATGTCCAGATTCTGCAAAAACACCGGCTGATTCTGCAGCGTGAGCAAGCCCAAGCGCTGCCGGCCCATGGAAAGCGCCCAGTTGGCGAGCCCCTTGCCGCGCATCGCAGCCGTCGCCTTGCCTCGCAGTGTACCCACCACCGGCACCTTTTTCTGAATGACGTTTGGCTGATGGGTCCAGTCGCGATATTCGATCAAATCGGGCACTAGGGGATGCAAACGGTAGACCGTGACGAACTCTTCCGGGAAGTTGAACGGCGAGCCGAAGTGATTGATGCCGCCGTTCACATGATCCGGGTTCTTGAGACTCCACAGATCGGTCTTGGCCGGGTCATAGCGGGCGAACACGGCATCGTCCGCATAGACGCGGTTGCCTAGTCCGAAGATTCCGGGCCCCGAGGCAAACACCGAGTACCATTGGGCCGCCTTCTTGGCATCCGTCGATTTGCCGAAGTTGTTCACCACGATCTGCTCTAGGGCCGAGGCCACCAGCTTGTTGTTCTGGAACAGCCCGTTCCAATTGGCGTTCATGCCCAGGTACAGGGGTTCGTCGTAGAGCAGTTGCGGGGTCCATTCGGTGGTGTGGATCTTAGCGATTTCCGCCGCCACCACCAGACGCGCGATTTCAAACAGTTCGTCCGCCGTCACGTCGCGATAACGAATCAGCTTGTGCGGGGCGATGGGATTGCGCAGCCCGCAGTCCGCATCCGGCGTGGCCTTCGTCTGGCTGCGGAAGGCTTCGACGAATTTATTGTGCTCCCGGGCGAACAGGTTGTGGAAGAAGCTGAGGCCGATAGTCCAGTTGTCAGCGAATCCGGTGGCCTCCTGTTCCGCCCACTGCGGATTGATAGGATCGCCCGCCGAAAAGGTCGGGAGATAGCCCTGTTTCTCCCCCGCGCCGCTGCGCTTGCCCACCCGGATCAGCAGCAGCCTAGCCGGATCCTTGGGATCGCGCTTGACGCGTTTCCGGGATGTCTCATCGTAGCCGTAGATCTGGGAAGCGTCCCACCAGGCGGTGACATTGTTGTTGCTGGTGCGGTAGGCACGGGTCAGATAGCGTTTGCCATGATGCTCGAAGCTGGCGGGATCTGCCGTCTCGGCCACATAGGGTTGATCGATGCGGTCCTCGGGCCGGCAACCTAGGCGAGTAATTTCTTCCGGCGTGAGTGCCACTTCGCGCCCGTCCACCAGCTTGTTCTTGCAACCCATCCCGCTCTGCTCGGGCCGGTTATGGCCTTCCTCCAGATGGGAGAACCAGTCGTGGGTCATGAACTGAATCCAGAAGGCCGCCAGCACGTTGAAGAACGGCGCCTTCTTGTAATCGCAGCGCGCGCTGGGCGAATCGTCCGCCAGCCCCTTGCCGTCGTTGCAGCGCGCCGCATCCTGTTGCGGCCGACTGAACAACTCGCGGCTGATCACTTGCGGGTCTGGCCGCAGCACATCCAGCCGGTCGCCGTGACGGTTGCGGGCCAGCTCATTCTTGCCTAGATCGGGGAAGGTCGCCTCAAACTGCACGTTGCGGGCAAAGGGCTGGCGTATGCTGCCCATCAGGGGGTTCTTGATGTCGGTACAGATGCCCGTCAGGTTACGGAACCGGATCAGTTCGCCCGAACACTGCTGCGGCCCGGCACCGCCCACCTCAGCATAGTGCGGATCGCTCGCGGGCAGCCGCATTTCGTCCCAGACCTTGATGGCGGGGCCATCGCGCCCATCCTTGCCGGTCACGTAACCGGGAAAGGTGCCGCTGTTATCCCACAGATTGAACTTGATCAGTTCCATCCGCTGGTACTCCAGGTCCAGCAGGGCGCCATTGATGCCCTGGGCGTTGGGACCCAGCAGTTTGCCCACGCTGTGCGTTCCGGGGGCAAAGCTTGACGCATCGCCAGTGGCCCAGTAATTCTGCCAGTCCACCCAGGGCGTCTTGCGGAACTGCAACGCTTTATCGCCACCCCGGCAGGAAGCGGTATATTCCTGCACCTTGCCGAGGAAGCGCTCCTCGCGCTCGCCCGCGATGGGCCGCAGCCCATGCGCCAATAGCGTCGCGCAATCCGCCAGATGCTTGACCGGTTGTACGCCGCCGCAACCCGTCAACCCCAAGACCACGACCAACACCAATTCAGTGAGCCTGTGCATGCCCCTACCCTCCCTAGAGTCCTGATTGTTTGCGCCGCACCACGTCAAGCAAGCCATGCTGTGGTGACAGCACGCCGAGATGGCCATGGCACACTATCGCGCCCAGCCGGGCGTGTCCAGGCAATAATGACCTCCTTAAGCCGATAGCAGTTACTTTTCGCTCTGGGCACTACCGGCCTTACTGGGACAGTTTGCCGCCATTCCGAACGCGGACTCTACCGCTCATCTTCGTTGAGCACCTTGGTGCGAATAAGTCCAGGTGAAGTGGGCAACCGGCTTGCTGGTTGGCTAACTTCACATGTCTTGCCCGCTTTTTTGAGGTTACCGATGTTGATTGTTGGTTACCGGGTTTACTGCCTTTGATTTCCGTTGATTTTGCTTGCTCGCAGGGTGACTTTTAGGCCAATCACGCAGAATCAACCGCGGATGACCTTGAAGGTCAGGGTAAATCTCAAGTAAGTAACCTCAAGGTGGTCACGTTGCTTCGTCAGGGAGAATGCCAGGATTTGCACAAAAGA
Coding sequences within it:
- a CDS encoding peroxidase family protein — protein: MHRLTELVLVVVLGLTGCGGVQPVKHLADCATLLAHGLRPIAGEREERFLGKVQEYTASCRGGDKALQFRKTPWVDWQNYWATGDASSFAPGTHSVGKLLGPNAQGINGALLDLEYQRMELIKFNLWDNSGTFPGYVTGKDGRDGPAIKVWDEMRLPASDPHYAEVGGAGPQQCSGELIRFRNLTGICTDIKNPLMGSIRQPFARNVQFEATFPDLGKNELARNRHGDRLDVLRPDPQVISRELFSRPQQDAARCNDGKGLADDSPSARCDYKKAPFFNVLAAFWIQFMTHDWFSHLEEGHNRPEQSGMGCKNKLVDGREVALTPEEITRLGCRPEDRIDQPYVAETADPASFEHHGKRYLTRAYRTSNNNVTAWWDASQIYGYDETSRKRVKRDPKDPARLLLIRVGKRSGAGEKQGYLPTFSAGDPINPQWAEQEATGFADNWTIGLSFFHNLFAREHNKFVEAFRSQTKATPDADCGLRNPIAPHKLIRYRDVTADELFEIARLVVAAEIAKIHTTEWTPQLLYDEPLYLGMNANWNGLFQNNKLVASALEQIVVNNFGKSTDAKKAAQWYSVFASGPGIFGLGNRVYADDAVFARYDPAKTDLWSLKNPDHVNGGINHFGSPFNFPEEFVTVYRLHPLVPDLIEYRDWTHQPNVIQKKVPVVGTLRGKATAAMRGKGLANWALSMGRQRLGLLTLQNQPVFLQNLDMPRLQSPTGKIDVTALDLIRDRQRGVPRFNEFRRQYGLRQLTRFEDFIDPHLPADSPARAEQLKLVSKLRDIYGTHRCDASKIITSAQLNEDGTPINDCLGQPDGSVVDNIEDVDTVVGWLSEFARPHGFAISETQFQVFILNASRRLFSDRFFTSSFRPEFYTQLGVDWVVNNGPDGRVMEQGKPNGHEVEVSPLKRVLLRTMPELAPQLDGVVNAFDPWARDRGEYYSLQWKARAGAESDPAFGASE